From a single Vibrio tubiashii genomic region:
- the rpmA gene encoding 50S ribosomal protein L27, with protein MAHKKAGGSTRNGRDSESKRLGVKRFGGESVLAGNIIVRQRGTKFHAGTNVGIGKDHTLFALTEGKVKFEVKGPKNRKFVSIEAE; from the coding sequence ATGGCACACAAAAAAGCTGGTGGTTCTACTCGTAACGGCCGCGATTCAGAAAGCAAACGTCTAGGTGTTAAGCGTTTCGGTGGTGAGTCTGTTCTTGCAGGTAACATCATCGTTCGTCAACGTGGTACTAAGTTCCACGCTGGTACTAACGTTGGTATCGGTAAAGACCACACTCTATTCGCTCTTACTGAAGGTAAAGTGAAGTTCGAAGTGAAAGGTCCTAAAAACCGTAAATTCGTTAGCATCGAAGCTGAGTAA
- a CDS encoding HAD family hydrolase has product MLKAVLFDMDGLIFDTESIYKLSWQYAASEQNLDLSDDFYQQFIGVQDPECERILAEHFQNALDLSRYKQVRDDHFHRLRSNGIAFKPGFDPLFQDIKRRGLATAIVTSSHLAEVKYNFTTSDYLPQFDLVITAEDVERAKPYPDCYQMACTHLGLTAEECLVLEDSNNGVKAALAAGCPVVMVPDLLPPQAEIIDKMTVVESLEQLITLLDSF; this is encoded by the coding sequence ATGTTAAAAGCGGTTCTTTTCGATATGGATGGGCTTATCTTTGATACCGAGTCTATCTACAAACTGAGCTGGCAGTATGCCGCTAGTGAACAAAACCTCGACTTAAGCGACGACTTCTATCAGCAATTCATCGGTGTTCAAGACCCGGAATGCGAACGGATTCTCGCTGAGCACTTTCAAAACGCACTCGACCTATCACGCTATAAACAAGTTCGCGACGACCATTTTCATCGCTTAAGATCCAATGGCATCGCTTTCAAACCCGGTTTTGACCCACTATTCCAAGACATTAAGCGACGTGGACTCGCAACAGCCATTGTCACCTCCTCACACCTTGCTGAGGTCAAATACAATTTCACCACCAGCGACTACCTACCTCAGTTTGATTTAGTCATCACAGCAGAAGATGTCGAACGCGCTAAACCTTACCCTGACTGCTACCAAATGGCTTGCACTCATCTCGGTTTGACAGCCGAAGAATGTTTAGTTTTAGAAGACTCAAATAACGGAGTAAAAGCGGCACTGGCAGCGGGTTGTCCTGTGGTCATGGTGCCAGATTTGTTACCACCTCAAGCAGAAATCATCGACAAGATGACTGTAGTCGAGAGCCTAGAACAACTCATTACGCTCCTTGATTCTTTTTAG
- a CDS encoding lysophospholipid acyltransferase family protein, which produces MEVSSPFRLPKKTPFRLGESFTEWATGLNKLDKFYAQRPAGCDTQAFLRFTLEVLGIDYQVCKGSLSHIPQSGSTVIVANHPLGCVEGVILAELLLQIRSDVQILANQYLKTVPELDELFIGVDVFEGQNAHKSNLKALRKAHQHLEQGGLLLLFPAGEVSQLVDRKAQRLEDKEWSRSVSSLIRKSRATTIPVFIDGQNSQRFYLAGKVHPLLRTLMLGRELLNKTHQKIQISIGSAIKYKEVNGLTDTQIVNYLRLNTYLLQSKTLTQQKQNLSSSSFLPIATQLPIDDLEADLSTMPEDHLLLSSAEFDVYCTTAEHIPSMLHEIGRLREHNFRQVGEGTGLDLDLDEFDRDYLHLFIWDREHRCLVGAYRLGLVDQLISKHGIKGLYSRTLFNFEQPFIDTMSQSIEMGRSVIDEKYQKSMAPLLLLWKGIAAYVDKNPEYTHLFGPVSISNDYSEQTRQLLAETMTLHHYDSEKAEYVTPSNPLSTSAPSWNTSMLTALADLQLLSRVIARIDDGKGVPVLLRQYLGLNGKLVSFNVDPAFNNALDGLIMVDLRDVPLKTLARYMGANQAEAYLKSHHIEI; this is translated from the coding sequence ATGGAAGTTTCTAGTCCGTTTCGTTTACCGAAAAAGACCCCATTTCGCTTAGGAGAGAGCTTTACTGAATGGGCAACTGGTCTCAATAAGCTCGATAAATTTTATGCTCAGCGCCCTGCTGGCTGTGATACTCAAGCCTTTCTTCGCTTCACTCTTGAAGTGCTCGGTATTGACTATCAGGTGTGTAAAGGTTCGTTAAGCCATATTCCGCAATCGGGCTCTACTGTGATTGTCGCCAACCATCCTCTAGGTTGTGTCGAAGGCGTGATTCTTGCCGAGCTACTCCTTCAAATAAGAAGTGACGTTCAGATCCTCGCCAATCAATACCTAAAAACGGTTCCTGAACTTGATGAACTCTTTATTGGTGTGGATGTATTCGAAGGACAAAACGCTCACAAGTCCAACCTAAAAGCACTTCGTAAAGCCCACCAGCATTTAGAACAAGGCGGTCTGTTGCTGCTATTTCCTGCGGGAGAGGTCTCACAGTTAGTCGATAGAAAAGCGCAGCGCCTTGAAGACAAAGAGTGGAGTCGCTCAGTCAGTAGTTTGATTCGCAAATCAAGAGCAACCACCATTCCGGTGTTTATCGATGGCCAAAACTCTCAGCGCTTTTATCTCGCGGGGAAAGTACATCCTCTACTACGCACCTTGATGCTTGGCCGAGAGTTGCTCAATAAAACGCATCAGAAGATTCAAATCTCTATTGGCTCGGCGATCAAATACAAGGAAGTCAATGGACTCACAGACACTCAAATCGTCAACTACCTGCGCTTAAACACCTACTTATTACAAAGCAAAACACTGACGCAGCAAAAACAGAACTTATCATCTAGCTCATTTCTACCTATCGCCACTCAACTCCCCATTGATGATCTCGAAGCGGATCTCAGCACCATGCCCGAAGATCATTTGTTGCTTTCGAGCGCGGAGTTTGACGTCTACTGTACAACCGCCGAGCATATCCCTTCAATGCTGCACGAGATCGGACGCCTGAGAGAACACAACTTTCGCCAAGTTGGAGAAGGAACAGGTCTGGATCTTGATCTTGACGAGTTTGATCGTGATTACTTACATCTCTTTATTTGGGATAGAGAGCATCGATGCCTCGTGGGCGCTTATCGGTTAGGACTGGTCGATCAACTCATCAGTAAACATGGGATTAAGGGACTCTACTCAAGAACCTTGTTTAACTTTGAACAGCCTTTTATCGATACCATGAGTCAATCTATAGAAATGGGGCGCTCTGTAATCGATGAGAAATATCAGAAGAGTATGGCGCCACTATTGCTGCTTTGGAAAGGTATTGCCGCCTATGTAGATAAGAACCCAGAGTATACCCACCTATTTGGTCCTGTCAGTATCAGCAACGATTACAGTGAGCAAACAAGACAATTACTCGCAGAGACCATGACCCTTCATCACTATGACTCCGAAAAAGCCGAGTACGTCACCCCTTCTAACCCATTATCAACTAGCGCTCCAAGCTGGAATACAAGCATGCTCACAGCCCTTGCCGATCTGCAGCTATTATCAAGGGTCATTGCTAGAATCGATGATGGCAAAGGCGTACCAGTCTTATTGAGGCAATACCTTGGACTAAATGGAAAGCTAGTATCCTTTAACGTTGATCCTGCCTTTAATAACGCACTTGATGGCTTGATCATGGTTGATCTAAGAGATGTACCACTCAAAACCTTAGCGAGATATATGGGGGCCAACCAAGCTGAGGCTTACTTAAAATCCCATCATATTGAGATCTAG
- the cgtA gene encoding Obg family GTPase CgtA: MKFVDEAVVKVQAGDGGNGVVSFWREKFVAKGGPDGGDGGDGGDVYIQADENLNTLIDYRFQRFYEAERGENGRGGNCTGKRGKDKVLRVPVGTRAVDIHTNEIVAEVAEHGKKVMVAKGGWHGLGNTRFKSSVNRAPRQKTLGTKGEIREVRLELLLLADVGMLGLPNAGKSTFIRSVSAAKPKVADYPFTTLIPSLGVVSVVPEKSFVVADIPGLIEGAADGAGLGIRFLKHLERCRVLLHMIDIMPIDQSDPVQNALTIIDELEQYSEKLADKPRWLIFNKVDLMPEEEANEVIQNIIDALGWEEDYYKISAVNKQGTKELCYKLADFMESLPREEEEISEEEKVDFMWDDYHKDAIAGDDVITEDDDDWDDWDDEEDDGHVVYVRE; this comes from the coding sequence ATGAAATTCGTTGATGAAGCGGTAGTAAAAGTTCAAGCCGGTGATGGCGGTAACGGTGTAGTGAGTTTCTGGCGTGAGAAATTCGTTGCGAAAGGAGGCCCGGATGGTGGCGACGGTGGTGACGGTGGTGATGTATACATCCAAGCTGATGAAAACCTTAACACGCTAATTGATTATCGCTTCCAGCGCTTCTATGAAGCAGAGCGTGGTGAGAATGGCCGTGGCGGTAACTGTACGGGGAAGCGCGGTAAAGACAAAGTGCTTCGCGTGCCTGTTGGTACTCGTGCTGTTGACATTCACACCAATGAAATCGTTGCTGAAGTTGCTGAACATGGCAAAAAAGTCATGGTGGCAAAAGGCGGTTGGCACGGTTTGGGTAACACCCGTTTTAAATCGTCAGTAAACCGAGCACCACGTCAAAAGACGTTAGGTACTAAAGGTGAAATTCGCGAAGTTCGTTTAGAGCTGTTGCTACTTGCTGATGTGGGTATGCTTGGATTGCCGAATGCAGGTAAGTCGACATTTATTCGTTCAGTATCTGCAGCGAAGCCAAAAGTGGCGGACTACCCATTTACGACGCTTATCCCGAGTCTTGGTGTAGTGAGTGTTGTTCCAGAGAAGAGCTTTGTTGTTGCGGATATTCCAGGCTTGATTGAAGGTGCTGCTGATGGTGCTGGCCTTGGTATCCGTTTCTTGAAGCACTTAGAGCGTTGTCGCGTTCTGCTGCATATGATCGATATTATGCCGATCGATCAAAGCGATCCTGTGCAAAATGCGCTAACCATCATTGATGAATTAGAGCAATACAGCGAGAAGTTAGCAGACAAGCCGCGTTGGCTGATCTTCAACAAGGTTGATCTGATGCCTGAAGAAGAAGCAAACGAAGTGATCCAAAATATTATCGATGCTTTAGGCTGGGAAGAGGATTACTACAAGATCTCTGCAGTGAATAAACAGGGCACCAAAGAGCTTTGCTATAAACTGGCTGACTTTATGGAAAGCCTACCGCGCGAAGAGGAAGAAATCTCTGAAGAAGAGAAAGTCGATTTCATGTGGGATGATTACCACAAAGATGCGATCGCAGGTGACGATGTTATCACTGAAGATGATGACGACTGGGATGATTGGGACGATGAAGAAGATGACGGTCACGTTGTCTACGTCCGCGAATAA
- a CDS encoding TRAP transporter substrate-binding protein has translation MLPSKLKLRSLLAGTLTLSLALSSFSALAAEKVYRLKLAETWGPNTPILGDATKNMAKLAEEMSNGRLKIRIDSANKHKAPLGIFDMVKSGQYDLGHSSSYYWKGKVPNTLYFSSMPFGMISTEQYAWFYRGGGMELMEKVYAPHNLLSFPGGNSDIQMGGWFKKEINSVDDLKGLKIRIPGFAGEVMAKVGAKPTNIAPGELYTSLERGTIDALEWVGPAFDLRMGFQKIAPYYYTAWHEPGSETQFLVNKKKWDSLPKDLQTILETAFRVAAFDMYTQAVDANANSWATMSAEYPDIKVRDFPPEVLKAMQTATTELLEQQASSDALAKEIIESQKQYLTKVRAWTDISSKAYLDTN, from the coding sequence ATGTTGCCATCCAAGCTAAAACTGCGCTCACTGTTAGCAGGAACGCTAACACTATCACTTGCTCTTAGTTCATTCTCTGCACTTGCAGCAGAAAAAGTCTACCGCTTAAAACTTGCCGAAACTTGGGGACCGAATACCCCCATCTTAGGTGATGCAACCAAGAACATGGCCAAGCTTGCCGAAGAGATGTCAAACGGTCGCTTAAAAATTCGTATTGATTCCGCTAATAAACACAAAGCCCCTTTAGGGATATTCGATATGGTCAAGTCTGGTCAATACGACTTGGGCCACTCAAGCTCCTACTATTGGAAAGGCAAAGTACCTAACACGTTATACTTCTCCTCCATGCCATTTGGCATGATCTCTACTGAGCAATATGCTTGGTTTTATCGCGGTGGCGGTATGGAGTTAATGGAAAAAGTCTATGCACCACACAACCTTCTTTCTTTCCCCGGCGGTAACTCTGACATTCAGATGGGTGGCTGGTTTAAAAAAGAGATCAACTCAGTAGACGATCTAAAAGGACTTAAAATTCGTATTCCAGGCTTTGCTGGTGAAGTGATGGCAAAAGTAGGTGCAAAACCAACCAACATCGCTCCGGGAGAACTCTATACCTCATTGGAGCGAGGAACCATTGACGCACTGGAATGGGTAGGTCCTGCATTTGACCTTAGAATGGGCTTTCAGAAAATCGCACCTTATTACTACACGGCGTGGCATGAACCGGGTTCGGAAACTCAGTTCTTAGTGAATAAAAAGAAATGGGATTCACTACCTAAAGATCTACAAACAATATTGGAAACAGCATTCCGAGTGGCAGCATTTGATATGTACACTCAGGCAGTCGATGCAAATGCAAATAGTTGGGCGACAATGAGTGCGGAGTACCCAGATATAAAAGTAAGAGACTTCCCACCGGAAGTGTTAAAAGCGATGCAAACAGCAACCACCGAATTGCTTGAACAGCAAGCTAGTAGCGACGCATTAGCGAAAGAGATCATTGAGTCACAAAAACAGTACTTAACTAAAGTACGTGCATGGACTGACATCTCTTCTAAAGCTTACCTAGATACCAACTAA
- a CDS encoding MltR family transcriptional regulator, with protein MADKINETDIIERLNSAPSVRGFFIAAVDVFNDSIDALMQRIFQKDNFAVQSVVGPLLHDSGPLGDLSVRLKLLFGLGVLPNDVYHDIEDIIKIKNELNSDAADYQFTDPNVLQPIKKLNLVKKMGMVQLEVAEPDDDIDLEFYQLQLQRQQQIIKSGLSLAIVEICNELGKESPF; from the coding sequence ATGGCAGACAAAATTAATGAAACCGACATTATAGAGCGATTAAATAGCGCCCCATCGGTACGCGGCTTTTTTATTGCTGCCGTTGACGTATTTAATGACTCAATTGATGCACTGATGCAAAGAATCTTTCAGAAAGATAACTTTGCAGTGCAATCGGTTGTTGGCCCGTTGCTCCATGACTCCGGTCCATTAGGCGATTTATCTGTCCGTTTGAAGTTACTGTTTGGCTTAGGTGTTCTACCTAATGATGTCTATCACGATATAGAAGATATCATCAAAATTAAAAATGAACTTAACAGTGACGCAGCTGATTATCAGTTCACTGACCCCAACGTTTTACAACCAATCAAAAAGCTCAACTTGGTAAAAAAAATGGGCATGGTACAACTTGAAGTCGCCGAACCAGATGACGACATCGATCTTGAGTTCTACCAACTACAGCTTCAACGTCAACAGCAAATCATAAAGTCAGGGCTCTCACTGGCAATTGTCGAGATATGTAATGAACTCGGCAAAGAGAGCCCATTCTAA
- a CDS encoding PTS mannitol transporter subunit IICBA, giving the protein MISPDAKIKIQNFGRFLSNMVMPNIGAFIAWGFITALFIPTGWLPNETLAAMVGPMITYLLPLLIGYTGGKLVGGDRGAVVGAITTMGVIVGTDIPMFMGAMMVGPLGGWAIKKFDNYIDGKVKSGFEMLVNNFSAGIIGMLCAILAFMFIGPFVKVLSGGLAAGVNFLVSAHLLPLTSIFVEPAKILFLNNAINHGIFSPLGIQQASEAGQSIFFLIEANPGPGLGILLAYMVFGKGTARQTAGGASIIHFFGGIHEIYFPYILMNPRLILAAIAGGMTGVFVLVMFNAGIVSPASSGSIFAILLMTQKGSIVGVLASIAAATGVSFTVAALLMKTQTSTEEDGDKAALEKATSQMKEMKSGAKSDSTVNAQNKGNIDLANVTSIIVACDAGMGSSAMGASMLRKKVQDAGLNIDVNNLAINSLTESADIVITHKDLTDRARKHAPNAQHISLTNFLDSEMYNQLVTKLLAAQKGAAANDDQNVKASVLAANDDSYEPQQPSVFQIAQENIHLGLSASNKEDAIRFAGNKLVEMGYVEPEYVDAMFEREKLVPTYLGESIAVPHGTIEAKDKVKKTGIVICQYPAGIQFTDDQDDVAKLVIGIAAKNDEHIQVITTITNALDEPEAIETLTSTQDVAKILNILGNPQAA; this is encoded by the coding sequence ATGATATCACCAGATGCTAAGATCAAGATACAAAATTTTGGTCGTTTTCTGTCTAACATGGTAATGCCGAATATCGGCGCGTTTATCGCATGGGGCTTTATCACGGCACTCTTTATTCCAACTGGCTGGCTACCTAATGAAACGCTAGCGGCTATGGTTGGCCCAATGATCACTTACTTACTACCGCTCCTTATTGGTTATACCGGTGGTAAACTTGTTGGTGGAGATCGCGGTGCGGTTGTTGGTGCCATCACGACCATGGGCGTCATCGTTGGTACTGATATACCAATGTTTATGGGCGCGATGATGGTCGGCCCTCTGGGTGGTTGGGCAATTAAGAAATTCGACAACTACATTGATGGCAAAGTGAAAAGCGGCTTTGAGATGTTGGTCAACAACTTCTCTGCTGGCATCATCGGTATGCTATGTGCAATTTTGGCATTCATGTTCATTGGACCTTTTGTCAAAGTTCTTTCTGGTGGTCTAGCGGCTGGCGTTAACTTCTTAGTCTCAGCGCACCTTCTTCCTTTGACCTCTATTTTTGTTGAGCCAGCGAAGATTCTGTTCCTCAACAATGCGATCAACCACGGAATCTTCTCACCACTAGGTATTCAGCAAGCTTCTGAGGCCGGTCAGTCGATCTTTTTCCTAATCGAAGCAAACCCAGGTCCTGGTTTAGGTATTCTGTTGGCTTACATGGTTTTCGGTAAAGGGACTGCTCGTCAAACTGCAGGTGGCGCTTCAATTATTCACTTCTTTGGCGGTATCCACGAGATTTACTTCCCGTATATTCTAATGAACCCACGTCTTATCCTAGCTGCAATTGCTGGCGGTATGACAGGCGTATTCGTACTCGTCATGTTTAACGCGGGCATCGTCTCTCCAGCTTCTTCAGGTTCTATCTTTGCCATCCTGTTGATGACGCAGAAAGGCTCTATCGTTGGTGTATTAGCTTCTATTGCAGCGGCTACTGGTGTTTCATTTACCGTTGCTGCCTTGCTGATGAAGACTCAAACCTCAACGGAAGAAGATGGCGACAAAGCGGCATTAGAAAAAGCCACTTCACAAATGAAAGAAATGAAGTCTGGCGCAAAATCAGATTCAACAGTCAACGCTCAAAACAAAGGCAACATCGATCTTGCAAACGTAACCAGCATTATTGTCGCTTGTGACGCAGGTATGGGCTCTAGCGCGATGGGCGCGAGCATGCTGCGTAAAAAAGTCCAAGATGCAGGTCTAAACATTGATGTAAACAATCTAGCCATTAATAGCCTAACTGAGAGCGCTGATATCGTGATTACCCACAAAGATCTAACGGATCGTGCTCGCAAGCATGCTCCTAATGCCCAACATATTTCTCTGACTAACTTTTTAGACAGCGAAATGTACAACCAACTTGTCACTAAGCTTCTTGCCGCTCAGAAAGGGGCAGCAGCAAATGATGATCAAAACGTTAAAGCCTCTGTACTCGCTGCCAATGATGACAGCTATGAGCCTCAGCAGCCTTCTGTTTTCCAAATCGCACAAGAAAACATCCACCTAGGCTTAAGCGCTAGCAACAAAGAAGACGCGATTCGTTTTGCAGGTAACAAACTGGTTGAAATGGGCTACGTAGAACCAGAATACGTTGATGCCATGTTTGAACGTGAGAAATTGGTCCCAACTTATTTGGGCGAGTCTATTGCTGTCCCTCACGGCACCATTGAAGCAAAAGACAAAGTAAAGAAAACCGGTATTGTCATCTGCCAATACCCAGCAGGTATTCAATTTACTGATGACCAAGACGATGTCGCCAAACTGGTTATTGGTATTGCCGCTAAAAATGATGAACACATTCAAGTGATCACTACCATCACTAATGCACTCGATGAGCCTGAAGCGATTGAAACGCTAACCAGCACTCAAGATGTGGCTAAGATTCTGAATATTTTAGGGAATCCACAAGCCGCGTAA
- the rplU gene encoding 50S ribosomal protein L21 — protein MYAVFQSGGKQHRVSEGQTLRLEKLDVETGATVEFDKVLLVANGEDIKVGAPLVEGGKVVAEVVQHGRGDKVKIVKFRRRKHSRKQQGHRQWFTEVKITGINA, from the coding sequence ATGTACGCTGTTTTCCAATCTGGTGGTAAACAACACCGTGTAAGCGAAGGTCAAACTCTTCGTTTAGAGAAATTAGACGTTGAAACTGGTGCAACTGTTGAATTTGATAAAGTTCTTCTTGTTGCTAACGGTGAAGACATTAAAGTGGGTGCTCCTCTAGTAGAGGGCGGTAAAGTAGTTGCTGAAGTTGTACAACACGGTCGTGGCGATAAAGTTAAAATCGTTAAGTTCCGTCGTCGTAAGCACTCTCGTAAGCAACAAGGTCACCGTCAGTGGTTCACGGAAGTGAAAATCACTGGTATCAACGCTTAA
- a CDS encoding mannitol-1-phosphate 5-dehydrogenase, whose translation MKNAVHFGAGNIGRGFIGKLLADADVEVTFADVDTPLVDQLSHKQEYKVKVVGTECQIETVTHVTAVNSASEDVIERIAKTDLVTTAVGPNVLDIIAKTIATGITKRFESGNESPLNIIACENMVRGTTHLKGEVYKHLDSSLHGKADELVGFVDSAVDRIVPPAEAANDDPLEVTVESFSEWIVDEQQFKGEIPDISGMEKTDNLMAFVERKLFTLNTGHCITAYLGCLKGHQTIRQAIEDPEIRADVKQAMFESGEVLIRRYGFDRELHAAYIEKILSRFANPYLVDEVDRVGRQPIRKLGANDRLVKPLLGTIEYGTENQTLLKGIAAALKYKSEDDPQAIELQTSLQEHGIRHTLARYTGLDENSKEVAQIESFFAAL comes from the coding sequence ATGAAAAATGCAGTTCATTTTGGTGCAGGCAATATCGGTCGCGGTTTTATTGGAAAGCTACTTGCTGACGCGGATGTTGAAGTCACGTTCGCCGATGTGGATACTCCGCTTGTCGATCAACTCAGTCACAAACAAGAGTACAAGGTTAAAGTTGTGGGCACTGAGTGCCAAATAGAGACCGTAACTCACGTGACTGCGGTCAACTCAGCAAGTGAAGATGTAATTGAGCGTATAGCGAAAACCGATTTAGTCACCACAGCCGTTGGTCCAAATGTGTTGGATATTATTGCAAAAACAATCGCAACAGGAATCACAAAGCGCTTTGAATCTGGTAATGAATCTCCGCTTAATATTATCGCCTGCGAAAACATGGTTCGTGGCACCACTCACCTCAAAGGTGAAGTTTACAAACACCTAGATAGCTCACTGCATGGTAAAGCGGATGAGTTGGTTGGCTTTGTCGATTCAGCCGTTGACCGCATTGTGCCACCCGCAGAAGCTGCCAACGATGATCCACTCGAAGTCACTGTTGAAAGCTTTAGCGAGTGGATTGTTGACGAGCAGCAGTTTAAAGGTGAAATTCCCGACATTTCTGGAATGGAGAAAACCGATAACCTAATGGCCTTCGTTGAGCGTAAGTTGTTTACTCTCAATACTGGTCACTGCATTACGGCTTATTTAGGTTGCTTGAAAGGCCACCAAACCATACGTCAGGCTATTGAAGACCCAGAAATTAGAGCGGATGTAAAACAAGCGATGTTCGAAAGTGGTGAAGTCCTGATTCGTCGCTATGGCTTTGATCGCGAGTTACACGCTGCTTATATCGAAAAAATTCTAAGTCGATTCGCTAATCCATATTTGGTCGATGAAGTCGACCGCGTCGGCCGCCAACCAATTCGCAAATTAGGCGCAAATGATAGATTAGTGAAGCCATTACTAGGTACAATTGAGTATGGCACTGAAAATCAAACGCTTTTAAAGGGTATCGCCGCAGCTCTCAAATATAAGAGTGAGGATGATCCGCAAGCAATTGAGCTACAAACCTCTTTGCAAGAACATGGCATTCGCCACACGCTAGCAAGGTACACAGGTTTGGATGAAAACAGCAAAGAAGTCGCGCAAATCGAATCCTTCTTCGCGGCACTATAA
- the ispB gene encoding octaprenyl diphosphate synthase, which produces MDFKAIQALTADDMAKVNETIHAQLNSDVSLINQLGFYIVSGGGKRIRPLLAVLSAKALGYRGEAHTTAAAFIEFIHTATLLHDDVVDESDMRRGKATANAAFGNAASVLVGDFIYTRSFQMMTELGSLKILKLMSDAVNVIAEGEVQQLMNCNDPDTTEESYMQVIYSKTARLFEAATQIGAILNEAPEKVELALQNYGKYLGTAFQLIDDVMDYTSDGKEMGKNVGDDLAEGKPTLPLLYAMRNGSAEQTEMIREAIEKSNGMERLNDILAAMEQTGSLEYTRQKAYQEADKAIAELKVLEESEYKQALVTLAHMAVHRTS; this is translated from the coding sequence ATGGATTTTAAAGCTATCCAAGCACTCACCGCCGATGACATGGCAAAAGTGAATGAAACAATTCACGCACAACTCAACTCTGATGTCTCTTTAATCAATCAACTGGGTTTCTACATCGTTAGCGGTGGTGGCAAGCGTATACGTCCTCTTTTAGCTGTTCTGTCAGCTAAAGCACTTGGCTACAGAGGAGAGGCTCATACCACCGCAGCCGCTTTTATTGAGTTTATTCATACCGCGACTCTACTGCATGACGATGTCGTCGATGAATCAGACATGCGACGTGGTAAAGCCACAGCTAATGCAGCCTTTGGTAATGCAGCGAGCGTTTTGGTGGGCGACTTTATATACACGCGCTCATTCCAAATGATGACGGAGCTAGGATCATTAAAGATCCTTAAGCTAATGAGTGACGCGGTAAACGTCATTGCGGAAGGTGAAGTTCAACAACTGATGAACTGCAACGACCCTGACACCACCGAAGAAAGCTACATGCAAGTTATCTACTCTAAGACGGCTCGCTTGTTTGAAGCGGCAACCCAGATTGGTGCCATCCTAAACGAAGCACCTGAAAAGGTAGAGCTTGCCTTACAGAATTACGGCAAATACCTCGGAACCGCATTCCAGCTGATTGACGACGTGATGGATTACACTTCTGATGGTAAAGAGATGGGCAAGAATGTCGGCGATGACCTTGCTGAAGGTAAACCGACCTTACCTCTTCTTTATGCAATGCGTAACGGTAGTGCAGAACAAACGGAGATGATTCGTGAAGCGATTGAAAAATCCAATGGTATGGAACGCTTGAACGATATTCTCGCAGCGATGGAACAAACCGGTTCTTTAGAGTACACACGCCAAAAAGCTTACCAAGAGGCAGATAAAGCCATTGCTGAGCTCAAGGTATTAGAAGAGTCTGAATATAAGCAAGCACTCGTCACGCTTGCTCATATGGCTGTTCATCGCACTAGTTAA